A single genomic interval of Hyphomicrobium methylovorum harbors:
- a CDS encoding putative bifunctional diguanylate cyclase/phosphodiesterase: MTELLRFRLRAAWTRVHRDQLESLARATPVAMIGYGINVGVAVFAFRGHTSDTGLALWAVTALGLCLYIGIRSFERSRVPSAPLKKSGKTGRSAISALVFAVLLALPWTLLAVYLDQVWTGDLKFVLLALVVGMAASGATLLSPVPAAALIYSATILLPTAIKCLFFLGGHYVLVGALTLSFQFFLAGLIVTKARMFRERTAVINELKTTIRALSEAREETERVAMTDGLTGIANRRAFMARLEALRSDRRADRTYGVFYIDLDRFKAVNDALGHGVGDNLLKTAAVRIEESIRKGDLVARLGGDEFAVIAHDIADRVAASALAERLVASLSEPYMLDGQKVQVGACVGVSLASECRAESDGMLKQADLAMYAAKGSGRGSFCIFEADMQRSADERRLIELGLRTALVNDGFELYYQPICLLATGEITGFECLLRWHHPLRGLLPPSQFMNIAQDIGLAENIGNWVITETCRQASKWPGDIRVGINLPSLQISSGTIADRVEKALKMTGLPARRLELEIEVSELSLLQDDPESIQSLKRLKAMGTSVALDDFGTGYSSLAYLVSFPFNRIKIDRLFVSQLGQSAQSNLIVRSLAQLAQTLNCSVVAEGIETDEQRERLLNLNVSHGQGALLGKPLSGAETTELLELNQGLLEQAG, from the coding sequence ATGACGGAACTGTTGCGTTTCCGCCTTCGGGCGGCTTGGACACGCGTTCATCGCGACCAGCTTGAGAGTTTGGCACGCGCGACGCCCGTGGCCATGATCGGCTACGGCATAAACGTGGGTGTCGCCGTGTTCGCGTTTCGCGGGCACACATCGGATACGGGGCTTGCGCTCTGGGCCGTGACCGCGCTCGGCCTGTGCCTCTATATCGGCATCCGATCCTTCGAACGGTCGCGCGTGCCGTCCGCGCCGCTGAAAAAATCGGGAAAGACCGGGCGGAGCGCGATCAGCGCTTTGGTCTTCGCGGTTCTTCTCGCTCTCCCTTGGACCCTGCTTGCAGTTTATCTGGATCAAGTCTGGACCGGTGATCTCAAGTTTGTCCTTCTCGCTCTGGTCGTTGGCATGGCGGCGAGCGGTGCCACGCTCCTTTCACCCGTGCCGGCTGCGGCTCTGATCTACTCGGCAACCATCCTGCTGCCGACTGCGATCAAATGCTTGTTCTTTCTCGGTGGGCACTACGTTCTGGTCGGTGCTCTTACGCTCAGTTTCCAATTCTTTCTGGCCGGTCTCATTGTCACGAAAGCCCGGATGTTCCGGGAACGCACCGCGGTCATCAACGAACTCAAGACGACAATCAGAGCCCTGAGCGAAGCGCGTGAAGAAACAGAACGCGTCGCGATGACCGATGGGCTCACGGGCATCGCCAATCGCCGGGCGTTCATGGCGCGTTTGGAGGCGCTCAGGTCGGATCGGCGTGCCGACCGGACCTACGGCGTTTTCTATATCGACCTCGATCGCTTCAAGGCGGTCAATGACGCGCTTGGCCATGGCGTCGGCGACAATCTTCTAAAGACAGCTGCGGTGCGCATTGAGGAGTCGATCCGGAAGGGCGATCTCGTTGCGCGGCTCGGTGGCGACGAATTTGCAGTCATCGCGCACGACATCGCGGACCGGGTGGCGGCTAGTGCATTGGCCGAACGGCTCGTTGCGTCGCTGAGTGAGCCTTACATGCTCGATGGGCAAAAGGTGCAGGTCGGCGCGTGCGTCGGCGTTTCGCTGGCATCGGAATGCCGCGCCGAAAGCGATGGTATGCTGAAGCAGGCTGACCTTGCGATGTATGCGGCCAAGGGCTCGGGACGCGGCAGCTTCTGCATCTTCGAGGCGGATATGCAGCGCTCGGCGGATGAGCGTCGCTTGATCGAACTTGGGCTTCGTACTGCGCTCGTCAACGACGGTTTTGAACTCTACTATCAGCCCATCTGCCTGCTCGCGACCGGCGAGATCACGGGCTTTGAATGTCTGCTGCGGTGGCATCATCCGCTGCGTGGACTTCTTCCGCCGTCCCAGTTCATGAATATCGCGCAAGACATCGGTCTGGCCGAAAATATCGGTAATTGGGTGATTACGGAAACGTGCCGTCAGGCGTCTAAGTGGCCTGGTGATATTCGCGTCGGCATCAACCTTCCGTCGCTGCAAATCAGCTCGGGTACGATTGCCGACCGGGTCGAAAAAGCGCTCAAGATGACCGGGCTTCCGGCACGTCGTCTCGAACTGGAGATCGAGGTTTCGGAATTGAGTCTGCTTCAAGACGATCCGGAGTCGATCCAGTCGTTGAAACGGCTCAAGGCGATGGGCACCTCGGTTGCGCTGGACGATTTCGGTACGGGGTATTCCTCGCTCGCGTATCTCGTCAGCTTCCCGTTCAATCGCATCAAGATCGACCGGTTGTTCGTGAGCCAACTCGGGCAGTCGGCTCAGAGCAATCTTATCGTGCGGTCGTTGGCGCAATTGGCCCAGACGTTGAATTGCAGCGTGGTCGCCGAGGGCATCGAGACGGACGAGCAGCGCGAGCGGCTGCTCAATCTCAATGTGTCACACGGGCAAGGTGCGCTTCTCGGCAAACCTCTTTCCGGCGCGGAAACGACCGAGCTGCTTGAACTGAACCAAGGGCTACTGGAACAGGCGGGCTAG
- the msrB gene encoding peptide-methionine (R)-S-oxide reductase MsrB, protein MYSRRDFAILGLTLAGGAAAYKAISGGTGQGSIAANAAEKFEITKTESEWRRILTPGQFSVLRREWTEPPGSSPLDANDKPGTYVCAGCALALFSSETKFHSGTGWPSFWKPLDNAVGTNVDKSMMMTRTEVHCRRCGGHLGHVFEDGPKPTGLRYCMNGLALKFEPKPNA, encoded by the coding sequence ATGTACTCCCGGCGCGATTTTGCGATCCTTGGCCTAACGCTTGCGGGTGGCGCCGCCGCCTACAAGGCGATTTCGGGCGGCACCGGTCAGGGCTCGATTGCGGCCAACGCCGCCGAAAAGTTTGAGATCACGAAAACAGAAAGCGAGTGGCGGCGAATTTTGACGCCGGGACAGTTCAGCGTCTTGCGGCGCGAATGGACCGAACCGCCGGGCTCCTCCCCGCTCGACGCCAACGACAAGCCCGGGACCTATGTCTGCGCGGGCTGCGCGCTCGCCCTCTTTTCGTCGGAGACCAAATTCCATAGCGGCACCGGCTGGCCAAGCTTCTGGAAGCCGCTCGATAACGCGGTTGGGACGAACGTCGACAAAAGCATGATGATGACGCGCACCGAGGTGCATTGTCGGCGCTGCGGCGGACACCTGGGGCACGTATTCGAAGACGGACCCAAGCCGACTGGTCTTCGCTATTGCATGAATGGCTTGGCCCTGAAATTCGAGCCGAAACCCAACGCATGA
- the sfsA gene encoding DNA/RNA nuclease SfsA, protein MQFPTPLVPGKLIQRYKRFLADVMLEGGVTVTASCPNTGSMLGLTGPGSTVWLSENDSPTRKYRHAWELIENDLGAGPHLVGINSSRPNGLVTEAITDGVIPELAGYATLRREVRYGLASRIDILLTGGDPRPCYVEVKNVHLMRTAGRAEFPDSKTERGAKHLRELSQMVAEGNRAVMMFLVQRGDAESFDIARDIDPAYAEAFAEAHRVGVEMLCYRCRLSPTEIVVDQAVPILGLG, encoded by the coding sequence ATGCAATTCCCAACGCCGCTCGTTCCGGGCAAACTCATCCAGCGTTACAAACGCTTTCTCGCCGATGTCATGCTGGAGGGCGGCGTTACCGTCACGGCAAGCTGTCCTAACACGGGCTCGATGCTCGGGCTGACGGGACCAGGCTCCACTGTGTGGCTCTCCGAAAACGATAGCCCCACCCGCAAATATCGCCACGCGTGGGAGCTGATCGAAAACGATCTGGGCGCCGGGCCTCACCTCGTCGGCATCAATTCAAGCCGCCCGAACGGTCTCGTCACCGAAGCCATAACGGACGGTGTGATACCCGAACTCGCCGGCTACGCGACCCTGCGCCGCGAAGTCCGATACGGCCTCGCGAGCCGTATCGACATTCTGCTGACGGGCGGCGATCCCCGCCCCTGCTATGTGGAGGTCAAGAACGTCCACCTGATGCGAACCGCCGGACGCGCCGAATTTCCGGACAGCAAAACAGAGCGCGGCGCCAAACACCTGCGCGAGCTGTCCCAGATGGTTGCCGAGGGAAATCGCGCCGTGATGATGTTCCTGGTGCAGCGCGGCGACGCCGAGAGCTTCGACATCGCCCGTGACATCGACCCGGCCTATGCCGAAGCCTTCGCCGAAGCGCACCGTGTCGGCGTCGAAATGCTGTGCTATCGTTGCCGCCTGAGCCCAACGGAAATTGTCGTCGATCAAGCAGTGCCCATTCTCGGCCTCGGCTAA
- a CDS encoding competence/damage-inducible protein A gives MDKAHGADVGSEKIVTAGLLVIGDEILSGRTKDRNIGTIAEHLTGIGIRLREVRVVADDEREIGDAIGALRSRYDYVFTTGGIGPTHDDITADSIAKALGVSIDVDPRAEAMLKQHYAHRGMALTPARLRMARIPAGASLIANTISGAPGFRIENVIVMAGVPDIMRAMLEAVTPALEAGDRVLSVTIAVNKPESEIADVFLAHQLRYPDVAMGSYPRLCDGRPVADLVLRSTDGAKLEEAAETLRALLAV, from the coding sequence ATGGATAAAGCGCACGGAGCCGACGTGGGAAGCGAAAAAATTGTAACTGCGGGTCTCCTGGTCATCGGCGACGAGATCCTTTCGGGGCGCACCAAGGATCGCAATATCGGGACGATTGCTGAGCACCTGACGGGCATTGGCATTCGGCTGCGCGAAGTGCGTGTGGTTGCGGACGATGAGCGCGAGATTGGCGATGCGATCGGCGCGCTCCGATCACGCTACGATTACGTCTTCACGACCGGCGGCATCGGCCCGACCCACGACGACATCACGGCCGACAGCATCGCGAAGGCGCTGGGTGTTTCGATCGATGTCGATCCACGGGCGGAAGCCATGCTGAAGCAGCATTATGCGCATCGCGGTATGGCGTTGACGCCAGCGCGGCTGAGAATGGCGCGTATCCCTGCGGGCGCTTCGCTGATCGCCAATACGATTTCCGGAGCGCCGGGATTTCGCATCGAGAATGTGATTGTCATGGCGGGTGTTCCCGACATCATGCGGGCGATGCTCGAAGCCGTCACGCCCGCCTTGGAGGCAGGTGATCGAGTGCTGTCGGTGACGATTGCTGTCAACAAACCCGAGAGCGAGATCGCGGACGTCTTCCTGGCGCATCAGTTGCGCTATCCGGACGTTGCGATGGGAAGTTATCCGCGATTGTGCGACGGCCGACCCGTTGCGGATCTTGTGCTGCGCTCGACTGATGGCGCGAAGCTCGAAGAGGCGGCTGAAACGCTACGTGCTCTGCTCGCAGTCTAG